GTGCAAATAAACCTAAATAAACTGTATTTAAGATACGTTCCTTAATCAGACTTTGGACGGAGCGACCATTGTATGTAATGGATTCGCCAAAATCCCCTCGCGAAACCCGACTTGCCCACATCAAATATTGTTCTGGTATTGATTTGTTTAACCCAAGCGCTTCACGTTGTTGTTCATAAACTTCCGGATTAATATTTGGATCAAGAATTTTACCTGTAAAAGGATCTCCTGGTGCTGCCTTTGCTAATCCAAATACGATAATTGACAGTGCAATTAACATTGGGATAAATACTAAAATTCTTCTAATCATGTATTGAATCATCTGTAAACACCCCCATAAAGGAGGAGAGTATATGATAGGCTCATATACTCTCTTCTCGTTAATCGTTAATCATTCACCCACCAAGTATGAGCATCTTTATACATCGTATACGGAAGCACTTCTACGCCTTGTAATCTATCATTGTATGCCCAAATGCTATTTTGCGCATACAGAATGAGCGCAGGTAAGTCTTCTGAGTAAAGCTCTTGCCACTCTCGGTACTTCTCAACCCGGTAATCTTGTTCAAATGCATCAGGTGCTTTTACTGCATCATATAGTAACTCATCAGATTCTGGATTGTTCCAACGGGAGAAGTTATAAGCATCTTTAATGCCCCATAGACCTAATGGATCTGGGTCTCCACTGCCTAGACTCCAACCAATTAAATATAAATCCCAATCTGAGTTATCGTTCGTTAAACCTTCTACGTAAACAGACATTTCTTTCGGTTGACGTAAATCAACTTTAATGCCTACCTTATCTAAGTTATCCGCGATAATTGGTGCAGATTTCTCACGTAATTGGTTACCTGTAGGATATTCCATATTCAGTACCCATTCATTCCCATCCGGGTCTTCACGGTATCCATCTCCGTCAACATCCACATAACCTAACTCATCTAACATTTCCTCTGCTTTTTCAGGATCATAAGAATAATTCGTTCCTGCATTTTCATCATAAGCCCAGAACTGTACAGCAATTGGTGAATTAATTAACTCACCATGACCGTGTAGAAGTCCTTGACCATGACCCTCACCAATTAAACCTTGTCGATCAATCGCCCAAGCAATCGCTTGTCGAACTTTTGGATCAGCAATTTTTTCGTTTGGAACCCAATTATCGGGGTTGATGACGCCATTTTCAACATCTTCGGCTGTACGGTGATTATGCTTAAAGCCAAGAATTTGATATCCAAAATCGGCTTGTTCAATCATCGTTACATCCCCATATTCATTTACCATATCGTAGTCAGCAGGGTCAATCCCGCCTGGCAATGCGATAAAATCAATCTCGCCTTTTTCTAGTAATCCAGTCATAACAGATTGCTGAACAATTTTCCAAACAAGTTTATCCAAATGCGGCTTACCTTGCCAGTAATCTTCATGACGTTCAAGAATGTATTGTTCGCGTTCAATCATTTCAGTAAACTTAAACGGACCTGTACCAATGACTTTTCCAGCATCAAGCGATTCTGCCGCCTCTGGAATTTCCGCTACTGGAATATCTTTAAAGACATGTTCAGGAATAATCGGGAAACCCGTGTAATAGAGCGGCATAATATTTGGCTCTTCAAATTTAAATGTCACTTGGTAGTCACTATCCGCCACAACCCCAACAAATTCATCCGTCTCGCCATTAGCATATTCCTCATAACCTAGCAATGGCTCCACATAGTTTGTACGTACACCACCTGCGGCTACATAGTCAGGGTCAGAAATCGCTTTATACGTGAACACAACATCATGCGCAGTAAATTCCTCACCGTCATGCCACTTAACCCCTTCCTCTAATTGGAAAGTGATTTCAGTTTGGTCGTCATTCGTCTCCCAACTCTTCGCTAGTTTAGGGATAAACTCTAATGATTCATTTTGAGTTGTAAGCCCTTCATGCGTAAAGTCAAGAATGTTTGCCTCATACGCTTCTTCATAAAAAATAGGGTTAAACATACCTGCCGGCGCTGTATGCATCGCACCAGTTAACGTCCCCCCATCTTTTGGTCCATCTGATGCTGCTTTTTCCTCTTTTTCCCCATCAGTTGTTTCAGTAGCTTCTCCCTTGTCTTCTTTACCGTCTGGCTCATCCGCATTACAGGCTGCTAGTACAAGCCCAAACATGAGCAATAAAATCATGAGTAACAAATTATTACGCTTAAACAAATAAATTCCCCCTTTTTTAATGTTCAAAAGAAACCAGCCATTCCCAAACAATGTTTATCGATCACATCACCTCCTAAAAGACCCAAAACTACGATTCTGTATATAAGTGGCAAGCAACATAATGATTGTCTTCTAATTCTATTAACTCAGGTGATACAGATACACAACGGTCATGAACCTTCGGACACCGCGTTCTGAATGCACAGCCTGAAGGTGGATTTGCCGGACTTGGTAAATCACCCTCAAGTTTAATTTTCTTTCTTCTTACGCCAGGCGCCGTTTCATCCAAATCAATGATTGGAATTGATGAAAGCAGTGCTTCTGTATATGGATGCAATGCATTTTCATAAAGTTTTTTCTTGGAAGTTAACTCTACGATTCGACCCAAGTACATTACGGCCACTCGATCACTAATATGTTTGACAACACTTAAATCATGCGCAATAAATAAGTAGGTCAGCCCTAACTCTTCTTGTAAATCTTTCATTAAATTTAACACTTGGGCTTGAATAGACACATCGAGCGCGGAAACAGGCTCATCACAAATGACAAATTTTGGATGCACGACAAGGGCACGAGCAATGCTAATTCGTTGACGCTGCCCGCCTGAAAACTCATGTGGATACTTTTGTCTATCGTCCGGACGTAATCCCACTTTTTGAATAATATCCAAAACGCGTTTCGTTCTTTCTACTGCCGGTAATTGACCTTGTACAATTAACGGCTCTTCGATTAATTGACCCACACTCATTTTAGAATTTAACGATGCAAAGGGATCTTGAAAAATGATTTGCATATCTTCGCGATAAGGTCTTATTTGTCGCTGACTTAAAGTGGAAATATCAACACCATTAAAAATAACCTTGCCTTCAGTCGGATCTAAGAGACGAAGTAAAACCCGTCCTAATGTAGATTTTCCTGAACCAGATTCGCCGACGACACCTAGTGTTTCACCTTGTTTTATCGTAAAAGAAATCCCGTCTACTGCTTTTAGATTCCCAATCGTTCGCTTTAAAATGCCCCCTTTTATTGGAAAGTATTTCTTAATATTTTTAACTTCTACAAGTGCTTCTTCTTGTAAGATGTGCTGTTCATTGGAACTTTCGATGTCTTGTTTGATGATCGTCATTCAGATTCCCCTACTTCCTCTTGAAGATAACAACGAACAAAATATCCCGGCTCAACTTCCTTCAACTCTGGATTGGATTGTCTACATTTCTCCATGACGTAGGGGCATCGCGTAGAGAAACGACATCCAACTGGAAAATTAAATGCAGGTGGCACAGTTCCCTTTATCGTTCCAAGCCGATCAACATCTTGGTCAATATTGGGTAAACTTGCTAACAGTCCTTTAGTGTACGGATGCTTTGTTGACTTTAATAAGGCCCTAGTATCTGCCTGTTCAACAATTTGCCCCCCATACATCACCATCACTCGATCTGCGTATTCAGATACTACGCCCAAATCATGCGTAATCAGTAAAATAGACATTTCAAAAGTTTTTTGCATGTCCGCAAGTAAATCTAATATTTGCGCTTGTATCGTCACGTCTAATGCGGTTGTCGGTTCATCTGCAATTAGAAGTTTTGGATCGCATGAGATTGCAATCGCAATCATTACCCGCTGTCTCATCCCACCAGAAAGCTGATGCGGGTATTCTTTCATCACTTCTTCAGCCCTTGGTATCCCAACGATTTTTAATAGTTCAACCGCACGAGATTCAGCTTCTTTTTTGCTGACCTTTTTATGTTTCCGAATGACTTCGATAATTTGATTACCAATTGTATAAACCGGATTTAATGCGGTCATCGGCTCTTGAAATATCATCGCAATCTCATTGCCCCGAATATTTGTCATTTGTTTTTGTTTTAATCGAATTAAATCTTTATCACTCACTGTA
This window of the Sporosarcina ureilytica genome carries:
- a CDS encoding ABC transporter ATP-binding protein encodes the protein MTIIKQDIESSNEQHILQEEALVEVKNIKKYFPIKGGILKRTIGNLKAVDGISFTIKQGETLGVVGESGSGKSTLGRVLLRLLDPTEGKVIFNGVDISTLSQRQIRPYREDMQIIFQDPFASLNSKMSVGQLIEEPLIVQGQLPAVERTKRVLDIIQKVGLRPDDRQKYPHEFSGGQRQRISIARALVVHPKFVICDEPVSALDVSIQAQVLNLMKDLQEELGLTYLFIAHDLSVVKHISDRVAVMYLGRIVELTSKKKLYENALHPYTEALLSSIPIIDLDETAPGVRRKKIKLEGDLPSPANPPSGCAFRTRCPKVHDRCVSVSPELIELEDNHYVACHLYTES
- a CDS encoding ABC transporter ATP-binding protein, whose product is MSKLPVLEVEQLKTYFYLSEKQVAKAVDDISFSVYPGETVALVGESGSGKSMTALSIMQLINKPGRIVDGKITVSDKDLIRLKQKQMTNIRGNEIAMIFQEPMTALNPVYTIGNQIIEVIRKHKKVSKKEAESRAVELLKIVGIPRAEEVMKEYPHQLSGGMRQRVMIAIAISCDPKLLIADEPTTALDVTIQAQILDLLADMQKTFEMSILLITHDLGVVSEYADRVMVMYGGQIVEQADTRALLKSTKHPYTKGLLASLPNIDQDVDRLGTIKGTVPPAFNFPVGCRFSTRCPYVMEKCRQSNPELKEVEPGYFVRCYLQEEVGESE
- a CDS encoding peptide-binding protein: MFKRNNLLLMILLLMFGLVLAACNADEPDGKEDKGEATETTDGEKEEKAASDGPKDGGTLTGAMHTAPAGMFNPIFYEEAYEANILDFTHEGLTTQNESLEFIPKLAKSWETNDDQTEITFQLEEGVKWHDGEEFTAHDVVFTYKAISDPDYVAAGGVRTNYVEPLLGYEEYANGETDEFVGVVADSDYQVTFKFEEPNIMPLYYTGFPIIPEHVFKDIPVAEIPEAAESLDAGKVIGTGPFKFTEMIEREQYILERHEDYWQGKPHLDKLVWKIVQQSVMTGLLEKGEIDFIALPGGIDPADYDMVNEYGDVTMIEQADFGYQILGFKHNHRTAEDVENGVINPDNWVPNEKIADPKVRQAIAWAIDRQGLIGEGHGQGLLHGHGELINSPIAVQFWAYDENAGTNYSYDPEKAEEMLDELGYVDVDGDGYREDPDGNEWVLNMEYPTGNQLREKSAPIIADNLDKVGIKVDLRQPKEMSVYVEGLTNDNSDWDLYLIGWSLGSGDPDPLGLWGIKDAYNFSRWNNPESDELLYDAVKAPDAFEQDYRVEKYREWQELYSEDLPALILYAQNSIWAYNDRLQGVEVLPYTMYKDAHTWWVND